The DNA window CCAGTTCGCCGCCCAGATCTGGACCCGCATGGGCCTGCCCGCCGGCAGCCTGGGCACGCTGGGGCTGCTCGGCCCCGGCCTGCAAGGCTATGGCGGGATGACGACGCCGGACCCCGTGTCGCTCCACCGCGACCTCGCCGCCGCCAAGGATGCCGGGATCGACCATCTGGCGATGGAGGCGTCGAGCCACGGGCTGGAGCAGTTCCGGTTGGACGGTGTCGCGATCCGGGCCGCCGGCTTCACCAACCTGACGCTGGACCATCTGGACTATCACGGCACGATGGACGCCTATCGCGATGCGAAGGCGAAGCTCTTCCAGCGTATACTACCCGCAGGATGCACGGCCGTCCTGAACGCGGACAGTGACGACTTCCACTTTTTTGCCGCAATTTGTAACGAACGTGGCCACCGGGTCCTGTCCTATGGTCTGGCCGGAACCGAGCTTCGGGTGACCGGGGTGGAGCCGTTGGCCCATGGCCAGCGCCTCTCCCTGTCCGTGCTCGGCCGCGACGTGACGGTGGACCTGCCGCTGGCCGGTCGCTTCCAGGCCTGGAACGTGCTCTGCGCGCTGGGGCTGGTGATCGGCTCGGGCGGCGACACCGAGCAGGCGCTCGCCACCCTTCCCTCGCTGGAAGGCGTGCCGGGCCGGCTGCAGCATGTCGCGACCCACCCCAACGGGGCGACGGTCTATGTCGATTACGCCCACACGCCCGACGCGCTGGAAACGGTGCTGCGGGCGCTGAAGCCGCATGCTGCGCGCCATCTGGTGACGGTGTTCGGCTGCGGCGGCGACCGCGACCGCAGCAAGCGACCGGTGATGGGGGCGCTGGGGGCCAGGCTGGCCGACCGCGCCATCGTCACCGACGACAACCCGCGCACCGAGGATCCCGCCTTCGTGCGGGGGCAGGTGCTGGCCGGCGCCACCGGGGACCTGGCCGGAAAGCTGGAGGAGATCGGCGACCGGGCCGAGGCGATCCGCACCGCGGTGCGGCAGCTTCAGCCCGGCGACGTGCTGGTCATCGCCGGCAAGGGCCATGAGCAGGGACAAACGATCGGCACCGAGGTGCGTCCGTTCGACGACGCGGACGAGGCCCGGAAAGCCGTAGCGGAGGTTGGAGCATGAGCCAGGACGAGACGGACAAGACGGTCCTCTGGACTGCCCCGGATGCGGCCGCCGCCACCGGCGGGCACCTGAGCGGCCCGGCCGCCTGGAGCGCCACCGGCGTCACCATCGACAGCCGCAAGGTGGCGCCGGGCGACCTGTTCGTCGCCATCCGCGGCCCGAACTTCGACGGGCACGCCTTCGTCGGCGCCGCGCTGGCCGCCGGGGCCGCCGCGGCGCTGGTCGACCATGTCCCGGACGGGCTTCCGGCCGACGCCCCCTTGCTGATCGCCCCCGCGGACACGCTGCAATCGATGGCGGCGCTGGGCGTCGTGGCGCGCGCCCGCTGCGGCGCGCGGGTCGTCGGCGTCACCGGCTCCGTCGGCAAGACCGGCACCAAGGAGACGCTGCGCCACGTCCTGTCGGCGCAAGGGCCGACCTACGCCACCGAAGGCAGCCTGAACAACCATTGGGGCGTGCCGCTGTCGCTCGCCCGCCTGCCGGAAGCCAGCGCCTATGGCGTGTTCGAGCTGGGGATGAACCACGCCGGCGAGATCGGTCCGCTGTCGCGGCAGGTCAAGCCGCATGTCGCCATCGTCACCACGGTGGAAGCGGCGCATCTGGAGTTCTTCTCCGGCGTCGAGGCCATCGCCGACGCCAAGGCCGAGATCTTCGAGGGGCTGGATGCCAACGGCGTCGTCGTGCTGAACCGCGACAATGGCCAGTATGCCCGGCTGGCCGCCGCCGCGCGCCGCCATGGCCTGACCCGCATCTGGAGCTTCGGCGCCCATGAGGAGGCCGACGCCCGCCTGATCGACTGTTCGCTGCA is part of the Azospirillum lipoferum 4B genome and encodes:
- a CDS encoding UDP-N-acetylmuramoyl-L-alanyl-D-glutamate--2,6-diaminopimelate ligase is translated as MRLSQLRPNRADATVGAADPDIAGLTADSRAVRPGFVFAALPGVKADGRAFIADALAKGAVAVLAPEGTELPAGSTAVLLTDPQPRLAFARMAAAFHGGRQPETVVAVTGTNGKTSTVQFAAQIWTRMGLPAGSLGTLGLLGPGLQGYGGMTTPDPVSLHRDLAAAKDAGIDHLAMEASSHGLEQFRLDGVAIRAAGFTNLTLDHLDYHGTMDAYRDAKAKLFQRILPAGCTAVLNADSDDFHFFAAICNERGHRVLSYGLAGTELRVTGVEPLAHGQRLSLSVLGRDVTVDLPLAGRFQAWNVLCALGLVIGSGGDTEQALATLPSLEGVPGRLQHVATHPNGATVYVDYAHTPDALETVLRALKPHAARHLVTVFGCGGDRDRSKRPVMGALGARLADRAIVTDDNPRTEDPAFVRGQVLAGATGDLAGKLEEIGDRAEAIRTAVRQLQPGDVLVIAGKGHEQGQTIGTEVRPFDDADEARKAVAEVGA
- a CDS encoding UDP-N-acetylmuramoylalanyl-D-glutamyl-2,6-diaminopimelate--D-alanyl-D-alanine ligase, producing MSQDETDKTVLWTAPDAAAATGGHLSGPAAWSATGVTIDSRKVAPGDLFVAIRGPNFDGHAFVGAALAAGAAAALVDHVPDGLPADAPLLIAPADTLQSMAALGVVARARCGARVVGVTGSVGKTGTKETLRHVLSAQGPTYATEGSLNNHWGVPLSLARLPEASAYGVFELGMNHAGEIGPLSRQVKPHVAIVTTVEAAHLEFFSGVEAIADAKAEIFEGLDANGVVVLNRDNGQYARLAAAARRHGLTRIWSFGAHEEADARLIDCSLHATCSAVTAVIRGERLQYCLSQPGRHWVMNSLAVLLAVKALGADVATAARSLSSLQPVKGRGTRKRIKLPQGAFTLIDESYNASPAAMAATLEVLGKIDPGAGGRRIAVLGDMRELGDRADTLHIALADPLLAAQVDTVYACGPHMKALFDRLPEAMRGAWTETSVDLAPIVTATVKGGDVIMVKGSLGSRTGLVVDALAALDSGRESEDKAASQSNNQPQAAAHGQQGPRG